Proteins co-encoded in one Oncorhynchus masou masou isolate Uvic2021 chromosome 22, UVic_Omas_1.1, whole genome shotgun sequence genomic window:
- the nlrc5 gene encoding NLR family, CARD domain containing 5 isoform X2, protein MEAEEDVQSVLTQETHELADILGYQDDAVLSTLYKMMDSRARERLVRAASHRERILEMLGYFSTADPAMCRQFLQMVCMHCDMPMRLESRLMSVTGSVTSDPWPTLAREALSLCDPEEVIENISHTPVDESIASQGWCVKRPRIDHVESYKAAVRRFLLQRWERVMQGVVKEVRLEEAWVSLRHRTHVRPRDRADGALSPSELPQGEEEGTVEDRVTVHSLLGSEAQVTLLLGQAGSGKTLLMHCLGQKWTQDASPSFHLLILLEFRQLNLVARPLSLKELLFRFFLPPEGGEEECTAVLDFILENPEKICLIFDGYDEFHTKITHSGKLSSSFDPLCPLPMAELISGLCSRRILPGCTLLITCRPRDVTDLESSVDCIGELLGFNQRSVKEYAEQYFQDKGLNLKEKAVSHLLANHHLLTMCYLPALCHICCVCLDHIFSSGGSELLSQLPNTLTQVYLQILCAFLSRCPGSSTPLLQSHRAEVTLLGRLAMRGLEGSKIVFLSEEVPPDLVDFAAKAGLLSQVDLTHEDGSKGQGYTFIHLTMQEFLGALHIMTSDDITEAQLKKKFNLKTRWTTKSNPKTVFTDSLHLYVCGLAAPACFSYLLQLVRGVGAVVWVKKRLALVRKLLRSLAMSTNLTGPKVVELCHCVQETQDAQLAREMVGSRPCFELRNITLNPVDLDALAFVVSSAGVGIGLDFGACSMELECLDILPSCQHIDFLIFRSRKYDDRFADKLSCILPRLPTLKRFEFICGNLTDVGAAKLARALESCPQITELNFSDNSLTDRGVREIADIFPKLPSLASVSLGRNGCSLESIFILLEKITSSPFIQGLYAEGMKDISVLFVPSVDMKCSKDKTGLTVSLLNCRFTTDQMNRLCQLLARCPGLSVLDLSGGDIKADTLKALTDSLQELNISKQIVLNEIPISVDGLMVLTSFLSVCPDVVQVDISQQDPVRVSILFAGGIEKQHPEMSKKLRLIGCALLPLHLDHLCENLTDCSTLTLLDLSNNSLGNKGLKKLLDLLPQLSNIQEINVSENAVSMEGVVLLADTLCSHRNMSEVNISHGGKKLFLKFHSSKRIQSEALRTSPDMEQDKKLSLTHSDIQPTDMTRLCRRLVQCPGLLKLDFSHGSLKDDAIENLLNILPKMTSLQLLNISHVQMSTDGVLLLVRSLIDCQRVRAVELRPQGEAFIKFVNVKAEQATCRLTQYTLSSGDVEKLSGILEQCPHLSDLDLSSNLLRDEGVKSFVDSLPRLRIANSVNLNDNRLTQMGALYLVNTVTTCEKVAAVEVSLGTEERSLIRFEQDSDCGKTLSLRECHFGADHLQRLAEILTRCAAQLVKLRIRNNGLSVQVIEDLVKQLRCGHVQRYISIEEPWITAEAAVNLLPCCLNLNPNIHTIGVNNSTVHITLEECQNPIATSGDTSTDMSGSLSTVTISLVDCAVQGHHLVSLQTVFQRCVLLQELDLSYNSIGRVGAEFLCSVLPSLASLRKLSLETKETSEDVVLLLAEGLLQAKSIESLNLSGHMITDREAVALTRTLQNLPHLRTINLSLCYGWTPAGALELVRGLGRCLSLEGISLDSVQLDEESTVCLAQGLHAMTSLKRLNLNNIVTMVTGSPWVGATLVLLASLEGLRGMEELELEGMRISDNGVEELIKHLPTWTGLRKISLSGNCISDQAGERLVQALTTCTALEELNLSRNNLSLACAAKMGQVLPTLTHFRVLDLSENEIGTKGSVSISKALISMKYLTKIHLTSIGTSELAGLADSLAHCVCAEDVSFAWNDCGDDVAVKLAEVLPQCQKLRRLDLESNSISTIGAEALARSLQSCPSVEVIRLWRNFISTSDAQKLRQREKRLNFSST, encoded by the exons ATGGAAGCAGAGGAAGATGTCCAGAGTGTATTAACACAGGAGACCCATGAGCTGGCAGACATTCTGGGCTATCAAGATGATGCAGTTCTCTCCACACTCTATAAAATGATGGACAGCAGAGCGCGTGAACGGCTCGTGCGCGCTGCCAGTCACAGAGAACGCATCCTAGAGATGTTGGGTTACTTCAGCACAGCAGACCCTGCTATGTGCCGCCAATTTCTTCAAATGGTCTGCATGCACTGCGACATGCCAATGCGCCTGGAATCTCGGCTGATGTCTGTGACCGGATCTGTGACTA GTGATCCTTGGCCTACACTGGCAAGAGAGGCCCTATCCCTCTGTGATCCAG AAGAAGTAATTGAAAACATCAGCCATACCCCGGTTGATGAGTCTATAGCATCTCAAGGTTGGTGTGTAAAACGCCCACGAATAG ACCACGTAGAAAGCTACAAGGCTGCTGTGAGGAGATTTCTACTGCAGAGGTGGGAGAGGGTGATGCAGGGTGTGGTGAAGGAGGTTCGTCTGGAAGAGGCCTGGGTCAGTCTGCGCCACAGAACCCATGTTAGACCCAGAGACAGGGCTGATGGAGCTCTGAGCCCCTCAGAGCTTccacagggggaggaggaggggactgtGGAAGACAGGGTGACTGTTCACTCCCTCCTGGGTTCGGAAGCCCAGGTCACACTGCTGTTAGGCCAGGCAGGGTCAGGGAAGACACTACTGATGCACTGCCTTGGCCAGAAATGGACACAGGACGCCTCTCCCTCCTTTCACCTACTGATTCTGCTAGAGTTCCGCCAGCTCAACCTCGTGGCTCGGCCGCTCTCTCTGAAGGAGCTGCTCTTTCGCTTCTTCCTCCCACCagagggtggggaggaggagtGTACCGCTGTACTTGACTTCATCCTTGAAAACCCTGAGAAAATATGCTTGATCTTTGATGGCTACGATGAGTTTCACACTAAAATAACCCACTCAGGGAAACTGAGCAGCTCATTTGACCCACTGTGCCCACTCCCCATGGCAGAGCTGATCTCAGGCCTGTGCAGTCGCAGAATCCTCCCAGGATGCACTCTGTTGATTACCTGTAGGCCTCGGGATGTGACAGACTTGGAGAGCTCTGTGGACTGCATTGGGGAGCTGCTAGGTTTCAACCAGCGCAGTGTAAAAGAATATGCTGAACAGTACTTCCAGGACAAGGGTCTGAATCTGAAGGAGAAGGCAGTGAGTCATCTACTGGCCAACCACCACCTCCTCACCATGTGTTACCTGCCAGCCCTCTGCCATATCTGCTGTGTGTGCCTGGACCACATATTCTCCAGTGGTGGGTCTGAGCTTTTATCCCAGCTTCCAAACACCCTCACCCAGGTCTACCTCCAGATCCTCTGTGCCTTTCTAAGCCGATGCCCAGGGAGCAGCACACCCCTGTTGCAGAGTCACAGGgcagaggtcacactgctggGCCGCCTGGCCATGAGGGGCCTGGAGGGGAGCAAGATCGTGTTCTTGTCTGAAGAGGTTCCACCAGACCTGGTGGACTTCGCCGCTAAGGCTGGTCTCCTCTCACAGGTGGACCTGACCCATGAGGATGGATCTAAAGGCCAGGGCTACACATTCATACACCTCACCATGCAAGAGTTTCTGGGCGCGCTACACATCATGACCAGCGACGACATCACAGAGGCCCAGCTCAAGAAGAAGTTCAACCTCAAGACCCGCTGGACCACGAAATCAAACCCCAAGACGGTTTTCACTGACTCCCTCCATCTGTATGTTTGTGGGCTTGCTGCACCAGCCTGCTTCTCTTACCTGCTTCAGCTTGTTCGGGGAGTGGGGGCTGTGGTGTGGGTGAAGAAACGCCTGGCACTAGTTCGCAAGTTGCTCCGAAGCCTGGCAATGAGCACCAACCTGACTGGGCCAAAGGTGGTGGAGCTGTGCCACTGTGTCCAGGAGACCCAGGATGCCCAACTGGCCAGGGAGATGGTGGGGTCGCGACCCTGCTTCGAACTAAGGAACATCACATTGAACCCTGTTGATCTGGATGCCCTGGCCTTTGTCGTCTCGTCTGCTGGAGTGGGCATCGGGTTGGACTTTGGAGCCTGTTCAATGGAGCTGGAGTGTCTCGATATTCTACCCAGCTGCCAGCACATCGACTTTCTAAT TTTTCGAAGCCGTAAGTATGATGACAGATTTGCAGATAAACTTTCTTGCATCCTTCCCAGACTACCAACCCTGAAAAGATTTGA GTTTATCTGTGGTAACCTCACTGATGTGGGAGCTGCCAAACTTGCCAGAGCCCTGGAGAGCTGTCCACAGATCACAGAGCTCAA TTTCAGTGACAACAGCCTGACAGACAGAGGAGTCAGGGAGATCGCTGACATCTTTCCCAAGCTGCCCAGTCTGGCCTCTGTCTC ATTGGGGAGGAATGGCTGCTCTCTGGAGAGCATCTTCATCCTTCTAGAGAAGATCACTTCCAGCCCCTTCATCCAGGGACTCTATGCTGA GGGAATGAAGGACATCAGTGTCCTATTTGTCCCAAGCGTAGACATGAAATG TTCTAAGGATAAAACTGGACTGACTGTCAG CCTGTTGAACTGCAGATTCACTACTGACCAGATGAACAGACTATGTCAGTTGCTAGCGAGATGTCCTGGTCTCTCTGTCCTGGA TCTCTCAGGAGGTGACATCAAGGCTGATACTCTCAAGGCCCTGACTGACTCTCTACAGGAGCTGAACATCTCCAAACAGATTGT TCTGAATGAGATTCCCATATCTGTTGATGGGTTGATGGTTCTGACCAGTTTCCTGTCTGTATGTCCTGATGTGGTTCAAGTGGACATCAG CCAGCAGGACCCTGTGCGTGTGTCTATACTTTTTGCTGGGGGGATAGAGAAACAACATCCTGAGATGTCTAAGAAACTTCG TCTGATTGGCTGTGCTCTTCTTCCCCTTCACTTGGACCATCTGTGTGAGAATCTGACAGACTGCTCTACTCTGACTCTGCTGGA TCTTTCCAACAATTCTCTGGGAAACAAAGGTCTAAAGAAGTTGTTAGACCTCTTACCTCAGCTTAGCAACATCCAGGAAATCAA TGTCAGTGAGAATGCAGTTAGCATGGAAGGGGTGGTGCTGCTAGCTGACACGCTCTGCTCACACAGGAACATGAGCGAAGTGAATATCAG TCAtggggggaagaagctgttcctGAAATTCCATTCCAGTAAAAG AATACAATCagaagcactcaggacctcaccAGATATGGAACAGGATAAGAAACTCAG tcTAACTCACAGTGATATCCAGCCCACTGACATGACCAGGCTGTGTAGAAGGCTGGTACAGTGTCCCGGCCTACTAAAGCTAGA TTTCTCCCATGGATCCCTCAAGGACGATGCCATTGAAAATCTATTGAATATCCTGCCTAAGATGACATCTCTTCAACTGCTCAA TATAAGCCATGTCCAGATGTCTACGGACGGAGTGTTGTTATTGGTCAGATCTCTGATAGACTGTCAGCGTGTCAGAGCTGTGGAACTCAG GCCCCAAGGAGAAGCGTTCATCAAGTTTGTCAACGTGAAAGCAGAACAAGCAACTTGCAG ACTCACCCAGTACACACTGAGCAGTGGGGATGTGGAGAAACTCTCTGGGATCCTGGAGCAGTGTCCTCATTTGTCTGACCTGGA TTTATCCAGTAACCTCCTGAGAGACGAGGGAGTGAAGAGCTTTGTGGATTCTCTGCCAAGGCTGCGGATTGCCAACTCAGTGAA TCTTAATGATAACAGACTGACCCAGATGGGGGCGCTCTACCTGGTGAACACAGTGACGACCTGTGAGAAGGTGGCTGCAGTTGAAGTCAG TTTGGGAACCGAGGAGAGGTCGCTCATTCGCTTTGAACAGGACAGTGACTGTGGCAAAACTCTGAG TCTGAGAGAGTGTCATTTTGGGGCTGACCATCTGCAGAGACTAGCAGAGATTCTGACACGCTGTGCTGCTCAGTTGGTCAAGCTGAG GATAAGAAACAACGGACTAAGTGTTCAGGTGATTGAAGACTTGGTGAAGCAGCTGAGGTGTGGTCACGTCCAACGCTATATCAG TATTGAGGAGCCATGGATCACAGCAGAAGCAGCTGTAAACCTGCTCCCCTGCTGCTTGAACCTGAACCCCAACATACACACCATCGG GGTCAATAATTCCACTGTACACATTACTTTGGAAGAATGCCAAAATCCCATTGCTACCAG TGGTGACACTTCTACAGAcatgtctggctctctgtctacTGTGACCATAAG CCTGGTAGACTGTGCAGTGCAAGGGCACCACCTAGTGTCTCTGCAGACTGTGTTCCAGAGGTGTGTTCTGCTACAGGAACTAGA TTTGTCATACAACAGCATTGGTAGAGTGGGAGCAGAGTTCCTCTGCTCTGTCCTACCATCCTTAGCTAGTCTGAGGAAACTCAG TCTTGAAACAAAAGAAACCTCTGAAGATGTGGTATTGCTCCTTGCCGAGGGGTTGTTGCAGGCTAAAAGCATTGAGAGCTTGAA TTTGTCTGGTCATATGATTACTGACAGAGAAGCTGTAGCTCTGACCAGAACACTCCAAAACCTTCCTCATCTCAGAACAATCAA TCTGTCCCTCTGCTATGGTTGGACACCAGCAGGGGCCTTGGAGCTGGTGAGAGGGCTGGGACGGTGCCTCTCTCTGGAAGGGATCAg CCTTGACTCTGTACAGCTGGATGAGGAGAGCACAGTGTGCCTGGCCCAAGGTCTCCATGCTATGACCTCCTTGAAGAGGCTGAA TCTGAATAATATAGTTACCATGGTGACTGGATCCCCATGGGTGGGGGCCACTCTGGTCCTGCTGGCCTCCCTGGAGGGGCTCAGAGGGATGGAGGAGCTTGA GTTGGAGGGGATGAGGATTTCAGATAATGGAGTGGAGGAGCTTATCAAACACCTGCCCACCTGGACAGGCCTGAGGAAGATCAG CCTGTCAGGGAACTGCATCAGTGACCAAGCAGGAGAGAGGCTGGTCCAGGCCCTGACAACCTGCACAGCACTGGAGGAGCTCAA TCTGTCAAGGAATAATCTCAGCCTTGCCTGTGCTGCCAAGATGGGACAAGTTCTGCCCACTCTCACTCACTTCAGGGTTCTAGA TCTCTCAGAGAACGAGATTGGTACAAAAGGATCTGTCAGTATCTCCAAAGCCTTGATCTCCATGAAGTATTTGACAAAGATACA CTTGACCTCCATAGGGACTTCAGAGCTTGCTGGTCTGGCTGACAGCCTGGCTCACTGTGTCTGTGCAGAGGATGTCAG TTTTGCGTGGAATGATTGTGGAGATGATGTCGCAGTGAAGCTTGCCGAGGTTTTACCACAATGCCAGAAGCTAAGGAGACTTGA TCTAGAGTCTAACAGTATCAGCACTATTGGAGCAGAGGCACTTGCCAGAAGCTTACAGTCTTGTCCATCAGTTGAAGTGATCAG ACTGTGGAGGAACTTTATTTCTACCAGTGATGCCCAGAaactgagacagagggagaagaggcTCAACTTCTCCTCCACATAG